One genomic segment of Mytilus trossulus isolate FHL-02 chromosome 4, PNRI_Mtr1.1.1.hap1, whole genome shotgun sequence includes these proteins:
- the LOC134715930 gene encoding uncharacterized protein LOC134715930, whose protein sequence is MDRTSDEALHCCKVPIFNGQRTSLEDGPNYLPFSKKYLRSFDLFSSIEKTADITSDGNEDTTNLTFRPRVNSFPQTSKSRNNKQHTISDEVSRLGLTAESVYNDIKSEIDENESYLDENNESRFSTGYTGSKLLKDVQNVTKYSGSRGDNYFREKTAEEIKKDSIGRRLNEFGHFDILDLNNIADIPGKSSTSTALQKAKDCNRYQDTLGLLWLNEDTLSFSSPEMVDGQVKTNSSESGWSSDPGDRQKIRHKKRLSKKSAQNQIAGERSNIDDNKSFQVHPENKQSTIGIEGQIVTIKHSLNTAETNNSSEDQNISNVKTLKNKTNSGSKHVTAEHYDSGEEDIHEHASFQKQTLQWVTTSKVRQTGREQNMLSQPTF, encoded by the exons ATGGACAGAACTTCGGATGAAGCCTTGCATTGCTGTAAAGTCCCTATATTTAATGGACAACGTACATCTTTGGAAGACGGACCAAATTACCTGCCATTTTCCAAAAAGTATCTTAGATCTTTTGATCTGTTCTCTTCAATTGAAAAGACAGCAGATATAACTTCCGACGGAAACGAAG aTACAACCAATTTAACCTTCAGGCCAAGAGTAAATTCGTTTCCACAGACTTCCAAATCtagaaataataaacaacataCAATTTCTGACGAAGTTAGTAGGCTAGGATTAACTGCTGAATCAGTGTATAATGATATCAAATCTGAAATTGACGAAAATGAAAGTTATTTGGACGAAAATAACGAGAGTCGTTTTTCCACCGGATATACAGGaagtaaattattaaaagatgtccaaaatgtaacaaaatattcAGGTTCAAGAGGAGACAATTATTTCAGAGAGAAAACTGCagaggaaattaaaaaagacagTATAGGCAGACGGCTTAATGAATTTGGACACTTCGATATATTAGATTTAAATAACATAGCCGATATTCCAGGCAAATCATCTACTAGCACAGCATTGCAAAAAGCGAAAGATTGTAATAGATATCAAGATACCTTAGGATTATTGTGGTTGAATGAAGACACATTATCTTTCAGCTCACCAGAAATGGTGGATGGACaagttaaaacaaatagttCAGAATCAGGGTGGTCAAGTGATCCTGGTGATCGACAGAAAATAAGACATAAAAAAAGGCTATCAAAGAAAAGTGCGCAGAATCAAATCGCAGGGGAACGTTCTAACATTGACGATAACAAATCTTTTCAAGTTCATCCTGAAAATAAACAGAGTACAATTGGCATTGAAGGCCAAATAGTGACAATAAAACATTCTTTAAACACAGCTGAGACTAACAACTCATCTGAAGACCAGAACATATCAAATgtgaaaactttgaaaaataagaCAAATTCAGGATCGAAGCACGTGACAGCCGAACATTACGATAGTGGGGAAGAGGATATTCATGAACACGCTTCTTTTCAGAAACAAACTTTACAATGGGTCACGACTAGCAAGGTCCGACAAACTGGACGTGAACAAAACATGCTTTCTCAGCCAaccttttga